The following coding sequences are from one Aethina tumida isolate Nest 87 chromosome 2, icAetTumi1.1, whole genome shotgun sequence window:
- the LOC109594587 gene encoding uncharacterized protein LOC109594587 — MRRQTQSQSQLHIEQSDEECTTSSPSQILERVQSDRVTVTKPEEDRRRRTIIVEKKNGSYGFTLQSYGIHYKKEQEIEMITYVDYVDYDGPAYRAGMREGDVILSINGTDMEKADHKTLVNFIKNCDTRMRMVVLFEDCVRKVELHMRYIQLQRVLQSKMAELEKLCIRERQLLEGKWKTHSLPARKKASHSNNGDPPTPTQVSYSYCRPTVSTEDVAKVQHKQQTPPLVFAYQYLDSSYRYLLHPSNSNSGEYLLTFEPPKYKTESHNVIVKTPCEPSQRQARGNQTNSMEKPKKSHGPCHAYTGHLCNPCIQSNTNNGDNTSLEAYDLASPCCDPHCVPSRRRSSRQKDNRKRDSKTEETQTDPQPVRSRPHSQSSQTQSQNVHSYSAPRRYFQIGAGLVSQCSLHSCTSSELSAVVPTTVGDSSANSYTTSLSTDTLYWDGSCDTTSRQLSLKSNKHHQQRYSQQPHEHEPIYVQYSQVKPKSWDNLATKSIGGYGFGYGYLDTSSKCSSKMNGQRHKNQNTQYVRIDKHYMQNQAANPPQYTPHTHRRHFQPTKSTESLLSVPKYSNEALSDSSASCECLESASPSADTAEARFFQSPRQSVVSPTDPNFGYYSARRSSRSEYPKNVVSTSSEATRL, encoded by the exons atgaggaGGCAAACGCAGAGCCAGTCGCAGCTGCACATTGAGCAGAGCGATGAGGAGTGCACCACTTCATCGCCG TCCCAAATTTTGGAACGGGTCCAGTCGGATAGGGTGACCGTGACTAAGCCCGAAGAGGATCGAAGACGACGCACCATAATAGTTGAAAAGAAAAATGGGTCGTACGGCTTCACCCTCCAAAGTTATGGCATCCACTACAAAAAAGAGCAGGAGATCGAAATGATCACATACGTGGACTACGTGGACTACGATGGTCCGGCCTACAGAGCCGGCATGAGGGAAGGCGACGTCATACTTTCCATAAATGGCACTGACATGGAGAAGGCGGACCACAAAACTTTGGTCAACTTCATCAAGAACTGCGACACCAGAATGCGAATGGTTGTGCTTTTCGAAGACTGTGTAAGAAAG GTTGAGCTCCACATGAGGTACATTCAGTTGCAGCGAGTGCTGCAAAGTAAGATGGCCGAGCTGGAGAAGCTTTGTATTCGAGAGCGTCAATTGTTGGAAGGAAAATGGAAAACGCACAGTCTTCCAGCCAGGAAAAAAGCGTCACATTCCAATAACGGTGACCCGCCCACTCCCACTCAGGTGTCATACTCCTATTGCAGACCAACTGTTTCAACTGAGGACGTTGCAAAGGTGCAACACAAGCAGCAGACTCCACCCTTGGTATTCGCTTACCAGTACTTGGATTCCAGCTATCGTTATTTGTTGCATCCGTCGAACAGTAACAGTGGTGAATACTTGTTGACGTTCGAGCCACCAAAATACAAAACAGAATCGCACAATGTCATAGTTAAAACGCCCTGCGAACCGTCACAAAGGCAAGCCCGCGGAAATCAAACCAACAGTATGGAAAAACCAAAGAAGTCCCACGGCCCGTGCCACGCGTACACCGGCCACCTTTGCAACCCCTGCATCCAATCCAACACAAACAACGGAGACAACACCAGTCTGGAAGCGTACGATTTAGCTAGTCCATGTTGTGATCCACATTGCGTGCCATCAAGACGTCGAAGCTCACGTCAAAAAGACAACCGAAAGAGAGACTCGAAGACTGAGGAAACACAAACGGACCCACAACCTGTTAGATCTCGTCCACATTCCCAATCGTCGCAGACTCAATCGCAAAACGTTCATTCATATTCCGCACCTAGACGGTATTTCCAAATAGGTGCCGGATTGGTCAGTCAGTGTAGCTTGCACTCGTGCACATCCAGCGAACTGAGCGCTGTGGTACCGACAACTGTCGGTGACAGTTCCGCCAACAGTTACACAACCTCCTTAAGCACCGACACTCTCTACTGGGACGGGTCCTGTGATACAACATCTAgacaattaagtttaaaatccAACAAACACCACCAACAAAGGTACTCCCAGCAACCGCACGAACACGAACCAATTTACGTGCAGTACAGCCAAGTCAAACCCAAATCGTGGGATAACCTAGCGACGAAATCCATAGGCGGCTATGGATTCGGCTACGGATATCTCGACACATCATCGAAATGCTCGTCCAAAATGAACGGTCAAAGGCACAAGAACCAAAACACGCAGTACGTTCGCATAGACAAGCACTACATGCAAAACCAAGCAGCGAATCCACCCCAGTACACGCCGCACACGCACCGAAGACATTTCCAGCCGACCAAATCAACCGAAAGCTTATTATCCGTGCCTAAATATTCCAATGAAGCTCTGTCCGACTCTAGCGCCTCGTGCGAATGTCTCGAATCCGCCTCGCCGAGTGCGGACACCGCTGAGGCGAGGTTCTTTCAAAGTCCACGACAGAGCGTGGTCAGTCCGACTGATCCCAATTTTGGATATTACAGTGCCAGGAGATCTTCCCGTAGCGAATATCCGAAAAACGTTGTATCTACAAGCTCAGAAGCGACCAGGCTGTAA
- the LOC109594594 gene encoding cyclin-dependent kinase 7, translated as MMNKLKRYEKIEFLGEGQFATVYKAKDVETDNIVAVKKIKIGSRQEAQDGINRTALREIKLLQELHHKNLIGLLDVFGHMSNVSLVFDFMDTDLEVIIKDNTIILTTANVKSYILQTLQGLEYLHLNWILHRDLKPNNLLVNAAGVLKIGDFGLAKLYGSPNRINTHQVVTRWYRAPELLFGAKQYSTCIDMWAVGCILAELLLRVPLFPGESDLDQLTKIFGVFGNPTEENWPGLKTLSDYIEFKPFTPIPLKNIFTAAGDDLLDVLEGLLVLNPIKRKECSECLQMPFFSNKPAPTVGSKLPLPQNIRKTKDDKPSLKRKLLDAAEGGTLSKRLFF; from the coding sequence ATGATGAACAAACTGAAACGTTACGAAAAAATTGAGTTCCTTGGTGAGGGTCAGTTCGCCACAGTTTACAAAGCGAAAGACGTGGAAACTGATAATATTGTGGCTGtgaagaaaatcaaaatagGAAGCAGGCAAGAAGCACAGGATGGCATAAATCGAACGGCGTTACGTGAAATAAAACTGTTGCAAGAATTACACCACAAAAATTTGATTGGACTGTTGGATGTGTTCGGTCACATGTCTAATGTATCActtgtttttgattttatggATACAGACTTGGAAGTTATTATCAAGGATAATACTATTATCCTCACCACTGCGAATGTTAAATCGTACATTTTGCAGACGTTACAAGGCTTAGAATATCTGCATCTGAACTGGATACTACACAGAGATTTGAAGCCAAATAATTTACTGGTTAATGCTGCTGGGGTACTTAAGATTGGTGATTTTGGTTTGGCAAAACTTTATGGTTCCCCTAACAGAATTAATACCCATCAGGTTGTAACTCGGTGGTACAGAGCTCCTGAATTATTGTTTGGTGCTAAGCAGTACAGTACTTGTATTGACATGTGGGCTGTGGGTTGTATATTAGCTGAACTATTATTAAGGGTACCATTATTCCCAGGAGAGTCTGATTTGGACCAACTAACAAAGATATTTGGTGTTTTTGGCAATCCTACAGAAGAAAATTGGCCTGGATTAAAAACTTTGTCAgattatatagaatttaaaccTTTTACTCCCATTCCCCTGAAAAACATATTCACAGCAGCTGGTGATGATTTGCTGGATGTTTTAGAgggattacttgttttaaatCCAATAAAGAGGAAGGAGTGTTCAGAATGTTTACAAATGCCATTCTTCAGCAACAAACCAGCTCCTACAGTTGGATCCAAATTACCACTACCTCAAAATATTAGGAAAACCAAAGATGATAAACCATCCCTGAAGAGAAAATTATTGGATGCTGCTGAAGGAGGGACTTTAtctaaaagattatttttctag